A window of the Paenibacillus woosongensis genome harbors these coding sequences:
- a CDS encoding GNAT family N-acetyltransferase yields the protein MEHRKTHIRHTVSSRGREIVIEGPVSPELLQHFKMHEELDAFRRPKDQHEALIEIAELPEGRIIIAREQDTIVGYVTFHYPDEMERWSQGNMPDLIELGAIEVANDYRSLGLGSKMIRTAFEQEQMERYIVFTTEYYWHWDLKSSGLSVWDYRKMMERLMKTVDMVWYATDDPEICSHPANCLMVRIGKDVPLESEEQFDRIRFQQRFMY from the coding sequence ATGGAACATCGGAAAACGCATATCCGCCATACCGTATCTAGTAGAGGCCGCGAAATCGTCATCGAGGGCCCGGTTTCGCCAGAGCTCCTGCAGCACTTTAAAATGCATGAGGAGCTCGATGCTTTTCGCAGACCCAAGGACCAGCATGAGGCGTTGATCGAAATCGCGGAACTCCCGGAAGGACGCATTATCATCGCAAGGGAGCAGGACACAATCGTCGGTTACGTCACGTTTCATTATCCGGATGAAATGGAACGCTGGTCTCAGGGAAATATGCCCGATCTCATTGAACTGGGGGCGATTGAGGTAGCCAACGACTACCGCTCGCTAGGGCTCGGCTCGAAAATGATCCGGACAGCATTCGAGCAGGAACAGATGGAGCGCTACATCGTATTTACGACGGAATATTACTGGCATTGGGATTTGAAAAGCAGCGGACTTAGCGTATGGGACTACCGGAAAATGATGGAGCGGCTCATGAAAACGGTCGATATGGTCTGGTACGCTACCGATGACCCGGAAATTTGCTCCCATCCGGCAAACTGCCTGATGGTCCGCATCGGGAAAGATGTCCCGCTGGAATCTGAAGAGCAGTTTGACCGCATTCGCTTTCAGCAGCGGTTCATGTATTAA
- a CDS encoding transglycosylase domain-containing protein yields the protein MARDNDTSSNKKQQKNKAKAPKRSKWRWVWMTLGWLTLFGFAAVLFAGGAVFGYVTSIVKDDPVRSRADIEAKINHNEMTGFAYFRDGSGIGQLRSEEDRRPVSYDEIPASVIDAVIAIEDNNFYRHIGVDFNGTMRAVKQRLLKEDVQTGGSTLTQQLARRVFLSLDKTANRKVKEIFLAVRLERFLSKPEIITAYLNKVPFGNGSNGYQVYGIKAAAKGIFNVTNLNELNIAQTAYLAGLPQLPSAYSAFNGKGEFNEEAFARAIKRQQLVLSRMLEENKITREQYDEALAFDIKGSLAAQTKKAYETYPYLMLETERQGALVIAMMNNPEMTKEELLGNPQLLEEARQQLLTGGYRVYTTIDKQVYNAMHKVSENADNFSPYSEKKGLEQVAAIMLDNRSGAILGMIEGRDFYTEQMNYATQMKRQPGSTMKPIAAYLPAMELGLIQPASIIDDSPIILRDYSKGYHIPVNSSGGYKGLVTARTALNESRNVPALKVFNQTVGIEQAWEFAKKLGITTLVEEDYGAQTGVLGGLKYGVTVEELTNAYSTIANGGEFTDAYMIEKITDFKGNVIYKHQVEPEPVFSKQTAYLMTDMLRTVITDGTARSLKSDFKSYGKIPIVGKTGSTQNYADVWFMGYTPDVSLGVWIGYKEPVNTLSDAGKSRARSIWAKVMNEVTDSKPELFQTKQFEKPDGIVTKTVSGYSGKLPTALTQQAGKVVTDIFNAEYVPTEPDDVLVRTKYITYEGVNYIPHDTTPSDMVLEKVVMKREKPIKELVDELQKAFSGMKGGHRPLSFYMPKDAGEDAPTKPDPRKDDGKDPSPPSDVHLTAAGGAAKISFAKNPENDVVGYRLYRSEGGAAFKGTGKVVLTGQDTLFTDSGSGGNYAYYITAVDVAGRESAPSAIVSFNSWSGIPNPDGSDQESLPDIDLDDLAPPNAPGQVGAQINDQEITVSWAANASEEHITKYQIYLSDTADGVYSRLGSTPATHFSFKTDAPSGWVRVTAINALGESSPSGSVQFKK from the coding sequence ATGGCTCGCGATAACGATACAAGCTCCAACAAAAAGCAACAGAAGAACAAGGCAAAAGCGCCAAAACGCTCGAAATGGCGCTGGGTCTGGATGACGCTGGGCTGGCTGACCCTGTTCGGATTCGCTGCCGTTCTCTTTGCCGGAGGCGCCGTATTCGGGTATGTCACCTCGATCGTGAAGGATGACCCCGTGCGATCCCGTGCCGATATAGAAGCGAAAATCAATCATAACGAGATGACAGGCTTCGCCTATTTCCGCGACGGCTCAGGCATTGGCCAGCTTCGTTCGGAAGAAGACCGACGGCCGGTCAGTTATGATGAAATTCCTGCTTCCGTCATAGATGCGGTAATCGCTATCGAGGACAACAACTTCTACCGCCATATCGGCGTCGATTTTAATGGAACAATGCGTGCGGTTAAGCAACGGCTCCTGAAGGAGGATGTACAGACCGGGGGCAGCACACTGACTCAGCAGCTGGCCAGACGCGTATTTCTGAGCCTCGACAAAACCGCTAACCGGAAGGTGAAGGAAATTTTTCTTGCTGTACGTCTGGAACGTTTTCTCTCCAAACCTGAAATCATTACAGCTTATTTAAATAAGGTTCCTTTTGGCAATGGCTCAAACGGATATCAGGTCTACGGCATCAAAGCTGCCGCCAAGGGGATATTCAACGTCACCAACCTAAACGAGCTCAACATTGCCCAGACGGCTTATCTGGCGGGGCTGCCTCAGCTTCCTTCCGCCTATTCCGCCTTTAACGGCAAGGGTGAGTTCAACGAAGAAGCATTTGCGCGTGCCATCAAGCGGCAGCAGCTCGTGCTGTCCCGCATGCTGGAAGAAAACAAGATTACCAGAGAGCAGTATGACGAGGCTTTAGCCTTTGACATTAAAGGCTCTTTGGCAGCACAAACAAAAAAAGCTTACGAGACCTATCCTTATTTAATGCTGGAAACCGAGCGGCAGGGCGCTCTCGTCATCGCCATGATGAATAATCCGGAGATGACCAAAGAAGAGCTGCTGGGCAATCCGCAGCTGCTCGAAGAAGCGCGGCAGCAGCTTCTGACGGGGGGCTACCGGGTATACACGACCATCGATAAGCAAGTGTACAATGCCATGCATAAGGTGTCGGAGAACGCTGACAATTTCAGCCCTTACAGCGAGAAGAAAGGGCTTGAGCAGGTCGCTGCCATTATGCTCGACAACCGTTCTGGAGCCATTCTCGGCATGATTGAAGGCCGGGACTTCTATACGGAGCAAATGAACTATGCTACACAAATGAAAAGGCAGCCCGGCTCCACAATGAAGCCGATCGCCGCCTATCTGCCGGCAATGGAACTCGGTCTGATCCAGCCGGCCAGCATCATCGATGACTCGCCGATTATTTTGCGGGATTACTCCAAGGGCTATCATATTCCGGTAAATTCAAGCGGCGGCTACAAAGGCTTGGTTACAGCAAGAACAGCGCTGAATGAATCGCGAAACGTACCGGCGCTGAAGGTGTTTAATCAAACCGTAGGCATCGAGCAAGCCTGGGAGTTCGCCAAGAAGCTCGGCATTACCACATTGGTCGAGGAAGACTACGGGGCGCAGACCGGCGTCCTTGGCGGCCTTAAATACGGTGTCACTGTTGAGGAACTTACGAACGCGTATAGCACAATCGCCAATGGCGGAGAATTCACCGATGCCTACATGATCGAGAAAATCACCGATTTTAAAGGCAATGTCATCTATAAGCATCAGGTGGAGCCTGAACCGGTCTTTTCCAAACAGACCGCCTATTTGATGACAGATATGCTTCGTACGGTCATTACCGACGGAACTGCCCGATCGCTTAAAAGTGATTTCAAAAGCTATGGAAAAATCCCAATTGTCGGTAAAACGGGCTCTACGCAAAATTATGCGGACGTATGGTTTATGGGGTATACTCCCGACGTGTCGCTAGGCGTCTGGATCGGTTATAAAGAACCGGTTAATACGCTGTCTGACGCAGGCAAGTCGAGAGCTCGCTCCATCTGGGCCAAGGTGATGAATGAAGTGACCGACAGCAAACCGGAGCTGTTTCAAACGAAACAATTCGAGAAGCCTGACGGCATCGTAACCAAAACCGTCTCAGGCTATAGCGGCAAGCTGCCGACTGCCCTTACACAGCAGGCTGGAAAAGTGGTTACGGACATATTTAACGCGGAATACGTCCCTACCGAGCCGGATGACGTGCTGGTTCGGACGAAATATATCACATATGAAGGCGTGAACTATATTCCGCATGACACGACCCCTTCCGACATGGTACTGGAGAAAGTCGTCATGAAGCGCGAGAAGCCAATTAAGGAGCTTGTCGACGAGCTTCAGAAGGCCTTTTCCGGCATGAAAGGCGGTCATAGACCGCTTAGCTTCTATATGCCGAAGGATGCTGGCGAAGATGCTCCAACCAAGCCGGATCCAAGGAAAGACGATGGCAAGGATCCATCGCCGCCAAGTGATGTCCATCTGACTGCGGCAGGCGGCGCGGCCAAAATATCTTTTGCCAAAAATCCAGAAAATGACGTCGTCGGCTATCGCCTGTACCGGTCGGAAGGCGGAGCTGCCTTCAAGGGCACAGGGAAGGTCGTGCTGACGGGTCAAGACACCTTGTTCACAGACTCGGGCTCCGGAGGGAATTACGCCTACTACATCACAGCGGTAGACGTTGCTGGAAGAGAATCCGCGCCAAGCGCCATCGTTAGCTTCAATAGCTGGAGTGGCATTCCCAATCCGGATGGTTCGGATCAGGAATCATTGCCGGATATTGATTTGGACGATTTAGCCCCGCCTAACGCACCAGGGCAAGTCGGAGCGCAGATCAACGATCAGGAAATTACGGTATCCTGGGCAGCCAATGCGTCCGAGGAACATATTACGAAATACCAGATCTATTTATCGGATACCGCAGATGGCGTGTATTCCAGACTAGGCTCGACCCCAGCCACGCATTTCTCGTTTAAAACGGATGCGCCAAGCGGTTGGGTCAGGGTCACGGCGATCAATGCGCTGGGAGAATCCTCGCCTTCTGGTTCGGTGCAGTTTAAGAAATAA
- a CDS encoding acetoin utilization protein AcuC, whose amino-acid sequence MTGSALLIHHDIAMNYHFHDSHPFHPLRLKLTLDLLAEADALAPAAMLTSRPATEEELLQVHQPAYIEAVKALSTNPGPDWLERAGQYGLDDDDTPFFPGMHEAAAYVAGGSITACEAVMSGRCDHALHLGGGLHHALSAKAAGFCVYNDVSVAIAYVRQRYQARVLYIDTDVHHGDGVQWSFYSDPEVCTYSIHETGKYLFPGTGFVQERGEHQGYGACVNIPLQPYTEDASWMECFEQSIRRLTEYFKPDLIISQHGCDAHALDPLSHMQCSMAIYNEMPAIIHSLAHTYCSGRWVAVGGGGYDIWRVVPRAWSLLWLEMTDHPLKRSLKQHPRTRLPQTWIERWQEQSSVSLPAEWLDDLTHWEGIPRRAEITAKNRESLAVALQDFPEI is encoded by the coding sequence ATGACTGGAAGCGCTTTATTGATTCATCATGATATAGCCATGAATTATCATTTTCACGACAGCCATCCTTTTCATCCCCTCCGGCTTAAATTAACGCTCGATCTTCTTGCCGAAGCGGATGCGCTAGCCCCTGCAGCGATGCTGACGTCGCGGCCGGCCACGGAAGAAGAGCTGCTGCAGGTTCACCAGCCGGCTTATATAGAGGCTGTAAAAGCGCTAAGCACAAATCCAGGTCCTGATTGGCTGGAGCGGGCAGGGCAGTACGGGCTGGACGACGACGATACGCCCTTCTTCCCAGGCATGCATGAGGCTGCTGCCTATGTTGCCGGCGGCTCAATTACGGCCTGCGAGGCGGTTATGTCTGGACGCTGCGATCACGCCCTGCATTTGGGCGGCGGCCTGCATCACGCCCTCTCCGCCAAAGCAGCGGGCTTCTGCGTCTACAATGACGTCTCGGTGGCCATCGCCTATGTTCGGCAGCGCTACCAGGCACGTGTACTTTATATCGATACGGACGTGCACCATGGTGACGGGGTGCAGTGGAGCTTCTATTCGGATCCCGAAGTATGCACCTATTCCATCCACGAGACCGGGAAGTATTTATTCCCAGGCACTGGCTTCGTGCAAGAGAGAGGCGAGCACCAGGGCTATGGAGCCTGCGTCAACATTCCACTTCAGCCTTATACGGAAGACGCCTCCTGGATGGAATGCTTCGAGCAGTCGATCCGCCGCTTGACGGAATATTTCAAACCGGATCTTATCATCAGCCAGCATGGCTGCGATGCGCATGCGCTCGACCCGCTCTCCCATATGCAGTGCAGCATGGCCATCTATAATGAAATGCCCGCCATCATACACAGCCTGGCCCATACGTACTGCAGCGGGCGCTGGGTTGCCGTAGGCGGCGGCGGATATGACATCTGGCGCGTCGTTCCCCGGGCATGGAGCCTGCTGTGGCTGGAGATGACAGATCATCCGTTAAAGCGCTCCCTGAAACAGCATCCCCGCACCCGGCTCCCCCAAACGTGGATTGAGCGTTGGCAGGAACAGAGCTCGGTAAGCCTTCCAGCCGAATGGCTCGATGATTTGACCCATTGGGAAGGGATTCCCCGCAGGGCCGAAATCACGGCAAAAAACCGCGAGAGCCTCGCGGTTGCGCTGCAGGATTTCCCTGAAATCTAA
- the rpsD gene encoding 30S ribosomal protein S4 — protein sequence MARYTGPKFKLSRRLGISLSGTGKELKRPFPPGQHGPTQRRKISNYGMQLQEKQKLRHMYGLGEKQFRTLFNKAQKMSGIAGENFMFLLETRLDNLVYRLGFANSRAGARQLVSHGHVTVNGKKVDIASYSVSTGDVIGLRERSRGLSSIKEALENRTHIPAYLEFNDQALEGKFIRLPERSELSQDIDEKQIVEFYNR from the coding sequence ATGGCACGTTACACTGGTCCTAAATTTAAACTTAGCCGCCGTCTTGGCATTTCCTTGAGCGGCACTGGAAAAGAATTGAAGCGCCCATTCCCTCCGGGACAACATGGTCCAACCCAACGGAGAAAAATCAGTAACTACGGTATGCAGCTTCAAGAAAAACAAAAGCTTCGCCACATGTATGGTCTTGGCGAGAAGCAATTCCGCACTTTGTTCAACAAAGCTCAAAAAATGAGCGGTATCGCGGGTGAGAACTTCATGTTCCTCCTCGAGACTCGTTTGGACAACTTGGTATACCGTCTGGGCTTTGCCAACTCCCGTGCAGGCGCACGTCAATTGGTATCCCACGGACACGTTACCGTTAACGGCAAAAAAGTTGACATCGCTTCTTACTCCGTAAGCACTGGCGACGTAATCGGTCTTCGCGAAAGAAGCCGCGGTCTTTCTTCCATTAAGGAAGCCTTGGAGAACCGCACTCACATTCCTGCTTACCTTGAGTTCAACGACCAAGCGCTGGAAGGCAAATTCATCCGTTTGCCAGAGCGTTCCGAGTTGTCCCAAGACATTGACGAGAAGCAAATCGTCGAGTTCTACAACCGTTAA
- the acsA gene encoding acetate--CoA ligase translates to MSQLQGEIISEVAPSSNLGNYEEAYAKFDWADVEKQFSWYDTGRVNMAYEAIDRHVDAGKGSRTALLFSDSNRNESYTYEELSTLSNKFANVLRSYGIGKGDRVFVFMPRSPELYISVLGTLKVGAVVGPLFEAFMETAVKDRLEDSGAVAIVTTPALLPRVKRNELPALKHVFLVGEDLPQEAGLIDLLAELEKAAPETEIQWVDREDGMILHYTSGSTGKPKGVYHVHNAMIQHYHTGRVVLDLKEGDIYWCTADPGWVTGTSYGIFAPWLLGVTNVVRGGRFSPGDWYDTIQQNKVTVWYSAPTAFRMLMGAGEDIIGQYDLSSLRHVLSVGEPLNPEVVRWGHRVYGLRIHDTWWMTETGGQLICNYPSMPLKPGSMGKPVPGIEAAIIDDNGKILPPNRMGNLAIRTPWPAMMRLIWNNAPKYEEYFRVPGWYISGDTAYMDEDGYFWFQGRIDDVINSSGERIGPFEVESKLLEHPAVAEAGVIGKPDPTRGEIIKAFISLLDGYEPSEELKADIARFVKEGLSAHAAPREIEFKDKLPKTRSGKIMRRVLKAWELNLPTGDLSTIED, encoded by the coding sequence ATGAGTCAGCTGCAAGGTGAGATTATTTCGGAGGTAGCCCCCTCGTCCAATTTGGGGAACTATGAGGAGGCTTACGCCAAATTCGATTGGGCCGATGTGGAGAAGCAATTCTCCTGGTATGATACGGGCCGCGTGAATATGGCTTATGAAGCGATCGACCGCCACGTGGATGCGGGAAAAGGCAGCCGTACGGCACTGCTGTTCAGTGATTCGAACAGGAATGAATCCTATACGTATGAAGAACTGAGTACGCTGTCCAACAAATTTGCAAATGTACTGCGCAGCTATGGCATTGGTAAGGGCGACCGCGTTTTCGTCTTTATGCCGAGAAGCCCTGAGCTGTATATCTCCGTGCTCGGTACACTCAAGGTAGGTGCGGTCGTAGGGCCGCTCTTCGAAGCTTTTATGGAAACGGCGGTCAAGGACCGGCTGGAGGATAGCGGCGCGGTAGCCATCGTCACGACGCCTGCGCTGCTGCCACGTGTCAAGCGGAACGAGCTGCCCGCGCTGAAGCATGTGTTCCTGGTCGGCGAGGATCTTCCGCAGGAAGCGGGGCTGATCGACCTGCTGGCCGAGCTGGAGAAGGCCGCACCGGAGACCGAAATCCAATGGGTCGACCGCGAGGACGGGATGATCCTGCACTATACATCGGGCTCTACGGGAAAACCTAAGGGCGTATACCACGTTCATAACGCGATGATTCAGCATTATCATACAGGCAGGGTTGTTCTGGACCTGAAGGAAGGCGACATATACTGGTGTACAGCCGATCCGGGCTGGGTGACGGGGACCTCCTATGGCATATTCGCACCTTGGCTGCTTGGGGTTACGAATGTTGTGCGCGGAGGACGCTTCAGTCCCGGGGACTGGTATGATACGATTCAGCAAAACAAAGTAACAGTCTGGTACAGTGCGCCGACCGCATTCCGGATGTTGATGGGAGCAGGGGAAGACATCATCGGCCAATACGATCTGTCTTCGCTGAGACATGTCTTATCCGTCGGCGAGCCGCTGAATCCTGAGGTCGTACGCTGGGGACATAGAGTATACGGACTGCGCATTCATGATACATGGTGGATGACGGAAACCGGCGGACAACTGATCTGCAACTACCCATCGATGCCGCTGAAGCCGGGCTCCATGGGCAAGCCGGTCCCGGGCATCGAAGCCGCGATTATCGACGATAACGGCAAAATTCTGCCGCCTAACCGGATGGGAAATCTGGCCATCCGTACACCTTGGCCAGCCATGATGCGGTTAATCTGGAATAACGCTCCGAAATATGAGGAGTATTTCCGGGTTCCGGGGTGGTACATTTCCGGCGACACGGCTTATATGGACGAAGACGGTTATTTCTGGTTCCAGGGCCGGATTGACGACGTCATCAATTCCTCCGGGGAGCGAATTGGCCCATTTGAGGTGGAGAGCAAGCTGCTGGAGCATCCGGCCGTTGCGGAAGCGGGCGTGATCGGCAAGCCTGACCCGACGCGGGGAGAAATCATCAAAGCGTTCATCTCCCTGCTGGATGGATACGAGCCTTCGGAGGAGCTGAAGGCGGACATCGCGCGCTTCGTGAAGGAAGGGTTATCGGCCCATGCCGCACCGCGCGAAATCGAGTTCAAGGATAAGCTGCCGAAGACGCGCTCCGGCAAAATCATGCGCCGCGTGCTCAAGGCCTGGGAGTTGAATCTTCCAACCGGGGATCTGTCGACGATAGAGGATTGA
- a CDS encoding sensor histidine kinase, which translates to MTMRRRFVWIFIRQWLTVGAITAICIVMMFFWIAEKMTELDLKRNFSRVALESIMDAYSLREDGSPHISPRLLKQVEENGGWLQVLNEQGEATTAYFTPPDVPAKYKPGQLIDYFNRQQPFPYRLYILIRPIEGEMVTLLYGVKEPLDTAASVLAEDSERFERLIMEARPAESASGFDEWPMEIRYCLEEYEAGIQLLSPEGKELLSYRLPSGVPQQYSPQDLVLRLQYPERYGMRMEMRTEPGTERIWLVHAPYYAAAGIGLTPLGPTVNSEGQLMMYGFGSLLLILLLACGGLALWQGNKFGLPMLHVMRWLEHLAHRQYKEPIDRHGRPISKRRSGRLKRRYKAYAEVVDSVQKLSQQLEQHELEREQSERMREEWIAGLSHDLKTPLSSIYGYAQLLRSGQYEWEREEVTEFAATMVEKAEYMDELIQDLNLLYRLKHASDTLHLECRNMNEVAGDAVAHIAQDPAWSPYKCEWVPAPEEIYYRVDPIAFRRMMDNIMINAMLHNPQGTQLKVRMQKGPGTGFALQFEDNGTGMDETTRSSLFHRYYRGTATDRIASGSGLGMAIAKEIAEAHGGTVEVRSAVGRGTLITVSFSEIREDTRQI; encoded by the coding sequence ATGACGATGCGCCGCCGCTTTGTATGGATATTTATCAGGCAGTGGTTAACTGTTGGGGCCATTACGGCAATATGCATCGTGATGATGTTTTTTTGGATCGCTGAAAAAATGACTGAACTGGATTTGAAACGGAATTTCTCCCGCGTGGCGCTGGAATCCATCATGGACGCATATTCGCTTCGGGAGGACGGCTCTCCGCATATTTCGCCCAGGTTGCTGAAGCAAGTCGAGGAGAATGGCGGCTGGCTCCAGGTATTGAATGAGCAAGGGGAGGCAACGACTGCCTACTTCACGCCGCCGGATGTTCCCGCAAAATATAAGCCTGGCCAACTGATCGACTATTTCAACCGACAGCAGCCGTTTCCTTACCGGCTCTATATATTGATACGTCCGATTGAAGGGGAGATGGTCACGCTGCTGTATGGTGTCAAGGAGCCGCTGGATACGGCGGCGTCTGTATTGGCCGAGGACAGTGAGAGATTTGAGCGCTTAATCATGGAGGCAAGGCCAGCCGAATCAGCCTCTGGATTTGATGAATGGCCCATGGAGATAAGATACTGCCTGGAAGAATACGAGGCCGGCATACAGCTGCTGAGCCCTGAGGGGAAAGAGCTGTTGTCGTATCGCCTGCCTTCTGGGGTCCCACAGCAATATTCACCACAAGACCTTGTGTTGAGATTGCAATACCCGGAACGGTACGGCATGCGTATGGAAATGAGAACGGAGCCTGGCACCGAAAGGATTTGGCTGGTTCACGCTCCATATTATGCTGCTGCTGGCATCGGCTTAACACCGCTGGGCCCAACTGTCAATAGCGAGGGTCAGCTCATGATGTACGGCTTTGGCAGTCTCCTGCTTATCCTGCTGCTTGCCTGCGGCGGGTTGGCATTGTGGCAGGGAAATAAATTCGGGTTGCCTATGCTGCACGTGATGCGCTGGCTGGAGCACTTGGCGCACCGGCAATACAAGGAGCCGATTGACCGTCATGGCAGGCCGATAAGCAAGCGGCGTTCCGGCCGTCTGAAGCGCAGGTATAAAGCGTATGCTGAAGTTGTTGATTCTGTTCAAAAATTATCTCAGCAGTTGGAGCAGCATGAGCTGGAACGGGAGCAGAGCGAGCGAATGCGTGAAGAATGGATTGCGGGCTTGTCCCATGATTTGAAAACACCGCTCTCCTCTATATACGGTTATGCCCAGCTGCTGCGATCCGGACAATATGAGTGGGAGAGGGAGGAAGTTACGGAGTTTGCGGCTACTATGGTGGAAAAGGCAGAATACATGGACGAACTGATCCAGGATTTGAATTTGCTTTATCGCCTCAAACATGCCTCTGACACCCTGCACCTGGAATGCCGCAATATGAATGAGGTGGCGGGGGATGCAGTGGCGCACATTGCGCAGGATCCTGCATGGTCGCCATATAAATGCGAGTGGGTTCCTGCCCCAGAGGAAATTTATTATCGAGTTGATCCTATCGCATTTCGCCGTATGATGGATAATATTATGATCAATGCTATGCTGCATAATCCGCAAGGGACCCAGTTGAAAGTCCGGATGCAGAAAGGCCCGGGAACTGGCTTCGCCTTACAGTTTGAAGATAACGGGACCGGTATGGACGAGACTACCCGGAGCAGTCTATTTCACCGGTACTACCGGGGAACGGCAACGGACCGTATTGCGTCAGGCAGCGGCTTAGGCATGGCTATAGCGAAAGAAATTGCCGAGGCGCATGGGGGAACGGTTGAGGTGCGAAGTGCGGTGGGGCGGGGAACATTAATTACGGTAAGCTTCAGCGAAATAAGAGAGGACACCCGGCAGATCTAA
- a CDS encoding response regulator transcription factor: MSQPHILLVDDEKAILKLLHTVLAKEGYTDVDSVGSAEEAIEACRSKPYDLILLDVMLPGKSGFEAAPFIREMTDAPILFLTARSTDLDKLTGFAIGGDDYIVKPFNPLEVIARLRVHLRRTAGSGSSASLPAKRTGTQEIYDFGYFVVDGTAKELTVNGRAVDCPAQVFQLLLFLCRHPNRVFPKDELYERVWGESAISDDNTVMVHIHRIRERIEPNPAKPVFLVTVRGLGYKLVRRGTES, from the coding sequence ATGAGCCAGCCTCATATCCTGCTGGTGGATGACGAGAAGGCAATTCTTAAATTACTGCATACGGTCTTGGCCAAGGAAGGCTATACCGACGTGGACTCCGTCGGGAGTGCAGAGGAGGCTATTGAGGCCTGCCGTTCCAAGCCCTACGATCTCATCCTTTTAGATGTGATGCTTCCAGGTAAAAGCGGCTTTGAAGCAGCTCCATTCATTCGCGAAATGACGGATGCGCCGATATTGTTTTTGACGGCCCGTTCGACGGATTTAGACAAGCTGACCGGGTTTGCAATTGGAGGAGATGATTATATCGTCAAGCCGTTCAATCCTCTTGAGGTCATCGCCCGGTTGAGAGTGCATCTTAGAAGAACTGCTGGATCCGGATCGTCAGCATCCCTGCCCGCAAAGAGGACGGGGACTCAAGAAATATATGATTTTGGCTATTTCGTAGTGGATGGAACCGCCAAGGAACTGACTGTAAACGGACGGGCTGTCGACTGTCCGGCCCAAGTCTTTCAACTGCTATTATTTTTATGCCGCCATCCTAACCGCGTATTTCCCAAAGACGAGCTGTATGAGCGGGTTTGGGGCGAATCTGCAATCAGCGATGACAACACAGTTATGGTACATATTCACCGTATACGAGAGCGAATTGAGCCGAATCCCGCCAAACCTGTATTTTTGGTGACGGTTCGTGGACTAGGTTATAAGCTGGTTCGAAGAGGAACAGAATCATGA
- a CDS encoding M23 family metallopeptidase codes for MNAKLLICLIALYLFTGCSLPESQQLQPSKGSPESAGMLENIDLLPEALQNGYYNQVYNTLSPDFQSQVTMQQIKELSQSFFGANDTFVMQSKIAVNGMTDYVWLDPSSSKGISAVTDQNGVIWGLQIVNLSSYPATDNDYTEQEYSLPFKGEWLTFWGGSNVLLNYHYAYETQRYAYDFIVVEETSSYEGDPAENESFHAFGREVLAPADGIIMEVVNDVEDNAPAGTMNEQHPAGNYIIIDHQGEYSILAHFKQGSISVQEGQKVKRGQTLGLTGNSGNSSEAHIHFQVSDQPSLEKGKSIRIKFKNDLEPIKGQFVEG; via the coding sequence ATGAATGCAAAATTGCTGATTTGCCTAATAGCCCTATACTTATTTACAGGTTGCAGCCTGCCGGAATCACAACAATTACAACCATCCAAAGGTTCCCCAGAATCCGCCGGTATGCTGGAAAATATCGATCTGCTTCCCGAGGCGTTGCAGAATGGATATTATAATCAAGTGTACAACACGCTTAGCCCCGATTTTCAAAGCCAAGTCACGATGCAGCAAATCAAAGAGCTGTCGCAATCTTTCTTTGGGGCTAATGATACGTTTGTGATGCAATCAAAGATAGCAGTCAACGGCATGACGGACTATGTATGGCTCGATCCTTCCTCCAGCAAAGGAATTTCCGCTGTAACAGACCAGAACGGAGTCATATGGGGGCTGCAAATTGTAAATCTGTCCTCTTATCCCGCAACGGATAACGATTACACCGAGCAAGAATACAGTTTACCGTTTAAAGGGGAATGGCTCACCTTCTGGGGCGGCAGCAACGTGCTCTTGAATTATCACTACGCTTACGAAACCCAGCGCTATGCTTACGATTTCATCGTCGTTGAGGAAACCAGCAGTTATGAAGGGGACCCGGCGGAAAATGAAAGCTTCCATGCTTTCGGGCGGGAGGTGCTGGCTCCAGCGGACGGCATCATCATGGAGGTCGTTAACGACGTGGAGGATAATGCTCCTGCCGGCACTATGAACGAGCAGCATCCCGCCGGGAATTACATCATCATCGACCATCAAGGGGAGTACAGTATATTGGCGCATTTCAAACAAGGATCGATCAGCGTGCAAGAGGGGCAAAAGGTCAAGCGAGGCCAGACGCTTGGACTTACCGGCAATTCCGGAAATTCCAGCGAAGCGCATATTCATTTCCAGGTGTCCGATCAACCAAGTCTGGAGAAGGGCAAATCGATTCGCATAAAATTCAAAAACGATCTTGAACCCATCAAGGGACAATTTGTTGAAGGCTGA